The Labeo rohita strain BAU-BD-2019 unplaced genomic scaffold, IGBB_LRoh.1.0 scaffold_249, whole genome shotgun sequence genome has a window encoding:
- the tomm70a gene encoding mitochondrial import receptor subunit TOM70: MMAASKPVEPQSGSGLPRWQLALLVGTPIVLGVGAVYLWNRSRGKEKQGKRNGERKTPEGSASPVQGQHGATNPELENMSPLDRAQSAKNKGNKYFKAGKYDQAIQCYTEAISLCPKEQKGDLSTFFQNRAAAYEQQMKWTEVIQDCSQAVELNPCYVKALFRRAKALEKLGNKKECLEDVTAVCILEVFQNQQSMLLADKVLKQLGKEKAKEKYKNREPLMPSPQFIKSYFSSFTDDIISQPLQKGEKKDEDKDKEGEASEVKGSSGYLKAKQYMEEENYDKIISECTKEIESGGRYTAEALLLRATFYLLIGNATAAQPDLDRVINMDDASVKLRANALIKRGSMYMQQQQPQLSTQDFNMAAEIDPRNADVYHHRGQLKILLDQVEEAVGDFDECIKLRPDSALAQAQKCFALYRQAYTGNNPSQVQKAMDGFEDVIRRFPKCAEGYALYAQALTDQQQFGKADEMYDKCIELEPDNATTYVHKGLLQLQWKQDLEMGLELISKAIEIDNKCDFAYETMGTIEVQRGNLDKAIDMFNKAINLAKSEMEMAHLYSLCDAAYAQTEVAKKYGLKPPTL; the protein is encoded by the exons ATGATGGCTGCGTCGAAGCCCGTAGAGCCTCAGTCCGGGAGTGGGCTCCCCCGTTGGCAGCTAGCACTCCTGGTAGGGACTCCGATCGTCCTCGGTGTCGGAGCTGTTTACCTGTGGAACCGAAGTCGCGGCAAGGAAAAGCAAGGGAAAAGGAATGGGGAGAGGAAAACTCCCGAAGGAAGCGCTAGCCCTGTCCAGGGCCAGCACGGTGCGACCAATCCAGAGCTGGAGAACATG AGTCCCCTTGACAGAGCACAGTCTGCTAAGAATAAGGGCAACAAATACTTTAAGGCTGGCAAATATGACCAGGCGATCCAGTGCTACACAGAGGCCATCAGCCTATGTCCCAAAGAACAGAAAGGAGATCTGTCCACCTTCTTCCAGAATAGAGCTGCAGCCTACGAGCAACAG ATGAAATGGACAGAAGTGATACAGGATTGCTCTCAGGCAGTCGAGCTGAATCCTTGctatgtaaaagccctttttaGGCGTGCCAAAGCACTGGAAAAACTGGGTAACAAGAAGGAGTGCTTAGAAG atgTGACAGCAGTATGTATTCTGGAGGTTTTCCAGAACCAGCAGAGCATGCTACTGGCAGACAAGGTTCTGAAACAGCTGGGAAAAGAGAAGGCCAAAGAAAAATACAAG AACCGGGAGCCCCTTATGCCATCTCCTCAGTTCATCAAGTCCTACTTCAGCTCCTTTACTGATGATATAATTTCACAGCCTCTACAGAAGGGGGAAAAGAAAGATGAGGATAAAGACAAAGAGGGTGAAGCCTCAGAGGTTAAAGGAAG CTCAGGCTACCTAAAGGCTAAGCAGTATATGGAGGAGGAAAACTACGATAAGATCATCAGTGAGTGCACAAAGGAGATTGAGTCTGGAGGCAGATACACAGCCGAAGCTCTTCTGCTGAGAGCCACCTTTTACCTTCTGATTGGCAACGCTACAGCTGCACAGCCTGATCTTGACCGTGTCATCAACATGGATGATGCCAGTGTCAAG TTACGTGCTAATGCACTCATTAAACGTGGAAGCATGTacatgcagcagcagcagccccAGCTCTCCACGCAAGATTTCAACATGGCTGCAGAGATTGACCCCCGTAATGCTGATGTTTACCACCACAGGGGACAG TTGAAGATTCTGCTGGATCAGGTAGAGGAGGCTGTGGGAGATTTTGATGAGTGTATAAAGCTTCGACCAGACTCTGCACTTGCCCAGGCCCAGAAGTGTTTTGCACTG tACCGACAGGCCTACACTGGAAACAACCCCTCCCAGGTTCAGAAAGCTATGGATGGTTTTGAGGACGTCATTAGGAGGTTTCCAAAGTGTGCTGAGGGCTATGCTCTGTATGCACAG GCACTAACAGACCAGCAACAGTTTGGTAAGGCGGATGAAATGTACGACAAATGTATTGAACTAGAACCTGACAACGCTACAACATATGTCCACAAAGG tctgTTGCAGCTTCAGTGGAAACAGGATCTGGAAATGGGCCTTGAACTTATTAGCAAAGCCATTGAAATTGACAATAAATGTGACTTTGCTTACGAAACTATGGGAACCATTGAAGTCCAAAG AGGCAATCTAGACAAGGCTATAGACATGTTCAACAAGGCCATTAACCTGGCCAAGTCAGAGATGGAGATGGCCCATCTCTACTCTCTCTGTGATGCTGCGTATGCCCAAACGGAGGTGGCCAAGAAGTACGGGCTCAAGCCTCCCACGCTATAA